Below is a genomic region from Candidatus Binatus sp..
GGCGGCAGCTGCTGCGCAGGCGGTGATTGCGCATCGACGGCAGGGGTGAGCAGGGGCAGGGGTGACCCCTGCACCCAATATTAAGGCCGCCCGCCGTTGGCGGGCGCGGCAGGGCTGAGCCCTGCACCCGGTATTAAGGCCGCGCTCCGTTGTCGCGCGCGGCCAGGGGTGACCGCTGCACCCAAGGTTGAGGAGATCGGCACTGTCGCGGGGTGCGGGCTTCGCGAAAAGCCCGTGCCTTGCTGACAGGCGGGCTGCAGTGGTATCGTGCTCACGTGAAGTGGGCGCGTGCCCACTTTTTTGTTGGTGTCGCAAAAAGGATTTTCGGTTTCGTCACATAAAGCCGACCCCGACGGCCGTAGCGAGCGAGAGGTGAGAGCAGATGGCGGCCTTAAGGCTTCATCCGACCGCGGAAAAGGTGGTCGAGCTGCTCGAGCCGCACATCGAACGCCAGGGTTACGAACTGGTTTCGGTGGATTTTCGCAAGGGCACGCGAAATTCGCTGCTGCGGTTGCTGGTCGACAAGCCGGGCGGCGGAATTTCCCTGAGCGATCTGGAGAAGTTGAGCCCGACGCTGGGCGATTTGCTCGACGTGTACGACCCGGTCGAGGGCCGCTACACACTGGAGGTCGCGTCGCCGGGAATCAACCGCCCGCTGCGCAAGCTGGAGCATTTCGAGGCGGTCAAGGGTGAACGGGTGAAGGTACGAGCGCATCGCGCGCGCGACGGGCAGAAGTCGTTCGTGGGCAGACTGGTGTCGGTCGGTCAAACTGGCATCGAGCTTGACGATGAGACGAGCCGCAAACGGCAGACGATTGGTTTCGACGAGATGTCGGGCGCGAATTACGAATACGATTTTGACAAGTAGATGCAATTGACAAGTAGACGCATGGGCTCCCGTTTCGGCGGAGCAACAAAAATAACTGGCGCGCAGTTCTGTCCGCGCCCCGGGGAGGCGGTATGCAGGTCGATCTGAACCGGGTAATCGAGCAGGTCTCCAAGGAAAAAGGCATCGACAAAACGATCGTGATCAACGCGGTCGAGGAGATGATGCAT
It encodes:
- the rimP gene encoding ribosome maturation factor RimP — encoded protein: MAALRLHPTAEKVVELLEPHIERQGYELVSVDFRKGTRNSLLRLLVDKPGGGISLSDLEKLSPTLGDLLDVYDPVEGRYTLEVASPGINRPLRKLEHFEAVKGERVKVRAHRARDGQKSFVGRLVSVGQTGIELDDETSRKRQTIGFDEMSGANYEYDFDK